A section of the Zygosaccharomyces rouxii strain CBS732 chromosome B complete sequence genome encodes:
- the PAP1 gene encoding polynucleotide adenylyltransferase PAP1 (highly similar to uniprot|P29468 Saccharomyces cerevisiae YKR002W PAP1 Poly(A) polymerase one of three factors required for mRNA 3'-end polyadenylation forms multiprotein complex with polyadenylation factor I (PF I) also required for mRNA nuclear export may also polyadenylate rRNAs), with amino-acid sequence MNYQKVYGITGPVSTAGPTAAENKLNDELIQELKKEGSFESEQETANRIKVLKILQELAQEFVYRVSKKKNMSDGMARDAGGKIFTFGSYRLGVHGPGSDIDTLVVVPKHVMREDFFTVLDEILRSRPELEEIAPVPDAFVPIIKIKFSGISIDLICAKLDLAQIPQSLTLSDKNLLRNLDEKDLRALNGTRVTDEILELVPKPIVFRIALRAIKLWANRRAIYANVFGFPGGVAWAMLVARICQLYPNATSAVILNRFFKILSEWKWPQPVVLKPIEDGPLQVRVWNPKIYAQDRSHRMPVITPAYPSMCATHNITESTKRVILQELENGISITNDIFSNKKTWSDLFTKHNFFYKYKFYLTVMASTRGTDEENLKWSGMVESKVRLLVLKLEALPGIKLAHPFIKPFEAAFAYSNETESKEILDNYGSFKTEEQLSKYKRITEENSQDTKDEKKCYITTMYIGLDVNVEEKKEKIDIHVPCNEFFNLCRNFNEEYQNSDIYSLIIKYVKQYDLPSEVYEPGETRPVKKKSKRRKQDKSAEFTKKAKSEAPSGTSQGSSIAEATQA; translated from the coding sequence ATGAATTATCAAAAAGTTTATGGTATAACTGGTCCTGTGTCAACAGCAGGTCCTACAGCGGCGGAGAATAAGTTgaatgatgaattgatccAGGAGTTAAAGAAGGAAGGTTCTTTCGAAAGTGAACAAGAGACTGCTAATAGGATTaaggttttgaaaattttacaagagtTGGCACAAGAATTTGTGTATCGAgtttccaagaagaagaacatgTCAGATGGTATGGCAAGAGATgctggtggtaaaatttttaCATTTGGTTCCTATAGATTAGGTGTGCATGGTCCAGGCAGTGATATTGATACTCTTGTGGTAGTGCCTAAACATGTGATGAGGGAGGATTTCTTTACGGTTCTCGACGAAATACTAAGATCTAGACCTGAgttagaagaaattgcacCGGTCCCCGATGCATTTGTTCCCATTATCAAGATTAAATTTAGTGGCATATCGATTGATTTAATTTGTGCTAAATTGGATTTGGCGCAAATCCCACAATCATTGACTTTAAGTGATAAGAATTTATTGAGAAATTtagatgaaaaagatttaaGAGCATTAAATGGTACTAGAGTGACcgatgaaattttagaattAGTTCCCAAACCTATTGTATTTAGAATTGCACTAAGAGCCATCAAACTTTGGGCTAACAGAAGAGCCATCTATGCAAATGTCTTCGGGTTTCCAGGTGGTGTTGCATGGGCTATGTTGGTGGCTCGTATTTGTCAACTTTATCCAAATGCAACGAGTGCTGTTATTTTAAACaggtttttcaaaatattgtCAGAATGGAAATGGCCACAACCTGTGGTTTTAAAGCCAATAGAAGATGGACCTTTACAAGTCCGTGTATGGAATCCAAAGATTTATGCACAGGATAGATCTCATAGAATGCCTGTGATTACCCCTGCATATCCATCAATGTGTGCGACTCATAATATAACGGAATCAACAAAAAGAGtcattttacaagaattggagaatGGAATTTCAATAACCAACGAtattttttccaacaaaAAGACTTGGAGTGATCTTTTCACTAAgcataattttttttacaaaTATAAATTTTATTTGACGGTTATGGCATCGACAAGAGgtactgatgaagaaaatttaaaatggaGTGGTATGGTAGAGAGTAAAGTAAGACTTTTAGTGCTTAAATTAGAAGCATTGCCCGGGATTAAATTAGCCCATCCATTCATAAAGCCCTTTGAAGCTGCGTTCGCATATTCTAATGAAACGGAAAGTAAGGAAATCTTAGATAATTATGGATCGTTCAAGactgaagaacaattaaGCAAATATAAACGTATTACTGAAGAAAATAGCCAAGATACAAAAGATGAGAAAAAATGTTACATCACAACCATGTACATTGGGTTAGATGTGAATGtagaagagaagaaggaaaaaattgatatcCACGTTCCCtgtaatgaatttttcaatctgtGCCGTAATTTTAACGAAGAGTATCAAAACTCTGATATCTATTCATTGATTATCAAATACGTCAAACAATACGATTTACCAAGCGAAGTTTACGAACCTGGAGAGACTAGACCAgttaaaaagaagagtaaaCGCAGGAAACAGGATAAATCTGCAGAATTCACAAAAAAAGCCAAAAGCGAAGCACCTTCAGGCACAAGTCAGGGTTCTTCAATTGCTGAGGCTACACAAGCATAA
- the OSH6 gene encoding oxysterol-binding protein OSH6 (highly similar to uniprot|P38755 Saccharomyces cerevisiae YHR001W OSH7 Member of an oxysterol-binding protein family with seven members in S. cerevisiae family members have overlapping redundant functions in sterol metabolism and collectively perform a function essential for viability) encodes MPLNKFIGKGHQHGGSGPSRDVSDSNSTVSGGEPADSDDIEETDESGQSILLNIISQLKPGSDLSRITLPTFILEKRSMLERITNQLQHPEIVLDAKADPDELSRFVKICKWYLSGWHIAPKAVKKPLNPVLGEHFTCYWNLPNKQQAFYIAEQVRHHPPESAYFYMIPESGIRVDGTCIPKSRFLGNSTAAIMEGSSVLQFLDLLDKNGKPEKYVLTQPNMYARGILFGKMKLEMGDHMVIKSPTFVVDVEFKTKGFISGTYDAIHGVIKDHRGNEYYEISGKWNDIIYIKDLREKNASKRVLFDTHKELPSKPLVRSLSEQGEYESRRLWKKVTDALARRDHDTATREKLGIEDYQRELAKKRAEDGVEFHPKLFKPAKQDRDLNYYIYKDIPADASHEDQIRMILELAPILPGQKFTDKFTIPAYKKSEIAEGRSTSGTPRSK; translated from the coding sequence ATGCCTTTGAACAAATTTATTGGTAAGGGTCACCAACATGGCGGGTCGGGTCCATCTAGAGATGTTTCTGACTCCAATAGCACTGTTAGTGGTGGAGAGCCTGCAGATTCTgatgatattgaagaaaccGATGAAAGTGGCCAAAGTATATTACTCAACATTATTTCGCAATTGAAGCCAGGCTCAGatttatcaagaattacTTTACCTACATTTATTCTGGAGAAGAGATCCATGTTGGAAAGAATTACCAATCAATTGCAACATCCTGAAATTGTATTAGATGCTAAAGCTGATCCTGATGAATTATCAAGGTTTGTTAAGATTTGTAAATGGTACTTGTCAGGATGGCACATTGCGCCTAAGGCTGTTAAAAAACCATTGAATCCTGTTTTGGGAGAACATTTTACCTGTTATTGGAATTTACCTAATAAACAACAAGCGTTTTACATTGCTGAACAAGTTAGGCACCATCCACCTGAATCTGCTTACTTCTATATGATTCCTGAATCTGGTATTAGGGTTGATGGTACCTGTATACCAAAATCCAGATTCTTGGGAAATTCAACAGCTGCAATCATGGAAGGTTCATCGGTCCTACAATTTTTAGATcttttggataaaaatggtaaaccGGAGAAATATGTTTTGACACAACCAAACATGTATGCTAGAGGTATCctatttggtaaaatgaaattagaaatgGGTGATCACATGGTTATCAAGTCACCAACGTTTGTAGTTGACGTTGAATTTAAAACAAAGGGATTCATTTCTGGTACTTATGATGCTATTCATGGTGTTATCAAGGATCATCGTGGAAACGAATACTACGAAATTTCAGGTAAATGGAATGATATCATCTacattaaagatttgagagaaaaaaatgctTCAAAACGAGTTTTATTCGATACACATAAAGAATTACCTTCTAAACCACTAGTTCGTTCTTTGAGTGAACAAGGTGAATACGAATCAAGAAgactttggaaaaaagttACAGATGCTTTAGCACGTCGTGATCATGATACTGCAACCAGGGAAAAGCTAGGGATTGAAGATTATCAAAGAGAATTAGCCAAGAAAAGAGCCGAAGATGGTGTTgaatttcatccaaaacttttcaaacCCGCAAAACAGGATCGAGATTTGAATTATTACATTTACAAGGATATTCCAGCAGATGCAAGTCATGAAGATCAAATTAGAATGATCTTGGAACTTGCACCTATACTTCCGGGACAAAAGTTCACTGACAAATTCACCATTCCTGCTTATAAAAAGTCTGAGATAGCGGAAGGCCGTTCTACATCTGGCACTCCACGTTCAaaataa
- the ECM9 gene encoding Ecm9p (similar to uniprot|Q02202 Saccharomyces cerevisiae YKR004C ECM9 Non-essential protein of unknown function) — translation MLCKKLYQVLSSDSTTKTCRLTFAPNQPDINDPFFISEEPKNIEIVCFKNTYLSIFKEAHDYFQNYPSISVAASPKDWNTYYSSLGYLLTTPENKTNFNVHYDTFLKMWEIDDSKELLNRELKIVQRLLTSSNNRLNKSSSLWQMYRKLYTLSMDYNNGTNHNYIFTFLESGSKHLSNYYCWNASRWFFDVFPINEKKLMIDNVKQFCFKNFKDSSSWDALAYMLCQQRKKIGYNIKNYYHPNEPDQREHQWLEFEVDEIFAEIIHLIDSFAVTELPPFLCCRTIAVSFPELKVITKVLKKWRSDIQKFEQQYGPLQFIRNNPIPASKYTDDIIISGLSRHIGYKKRFVEQNL, via the exons ATGCTGTGCAAGAAATTGTATCAAGTATTGAGTAGTGATTCTACCACAAAGACTTGTAGGTTGACCTTTGCACCTAATCAACCTGATATCAATGACCCCTTCTTTATCTCAGAAGAACCtaaaaatattgaaatagTATGTTTTAAGAATACATATTTATCAATCTTTAAAGAAGCTCATGATTACTTTCAGAACTATCCGTCGATAAGTG TCGCAGCTAGCCCAAAGGATTGGAATACGTACTATTCATCGTTAGGATACCTCCTCACTACCCCAGAAAATAAAACGAATTTTAATGTTCATTATGAtacatttttaaaaatgtGGGAAATTGATGATAGTAAGGAATTGCTAAATcgtgaattgaaaattgtCCAAAGACTTTTAACCTCATCCAACAATCGTTTGAATAAATCTTCGTCACTATGGCAAATGTACCGAAAGCTTTATACGCTCTCTATGGATTATAACAATGGAACAAATCATAATTACATCTTCACTTTTTTGGAATCAGGATCAAAGCATCTTTCCAATTATTACTGCTGGAATGCATCTCGATGGTTTTTCGATGTTTTTCCAATTAacgaaaagaaattaatgatTGATAATGTTAAACAATTTTGCTTTAAGAATTTTAaggattcttcatcatggGATGCATTGGCCTACATGCTATGCCAGCAGCGGAAGAAAATCGGTTACAATATTAAAAACTATTATCATCCAAATGAACCAGATCAAAGGGAACACCAATGgcttgaatttgaagttgatgaaatatttgCAGAAATTATACACTTGATAGATTCGTTTGCAGTTACTGAATTACCGCCATTTCTATGCTGCCGTACTATAGCGGTAAGTTTCCCAGAGTTGAAAGTAATTACAAAAGttttaaagaaatggaGATCAGATATACAAAAATTCGAACAACAATATGGTCCTCTACAGTTTATTCGCAATAATCCGATACCTGCTTCCAAATATACAGACGATATTATCATCTCGGGGCTTTCACGACACATTGGCtacaagaaaagatttgTTGAACAAAATCTGTAA
- a CDS encoding uncharacterized protein (some similarities with uniprot|Q02203 Saccharomyces cerevisiae YKR005C Hypothetical ORF) — translation MESSFDDQYSFCRSCLAVDEQNLDDANNCLCVQCALSALESSCYKQYCARSKDSQKELLLINRLIQKFNSDIKSDYEFDSDVKLSEVNYFVDPSSKVYRNLLPQEKKVLVDAVVNELRQNGNTGNNAKAEELEAFGLWRKKRTSTLPPPTPPPKKVPRTDRFPIPKPVPVPGDDRDYYDEDRDGYGYDDDRGGYDDNDDDDEPRRPKPRPKPKYKPKPPLMYTKTKVYTTYKPKKKTLTKWNPRIISKTIVIDRCSDKRTTTTVLATETDTDYETIYKPIYKVITTTDYDTVWWGTTKTKVKHDVKTKTETDYEVFTKTKYKNDLVTKTETEVEETTRYIKVGKVTVTDIETEWDVKWKTKTKTKTLCDYPPATKTKTDYETETTTDYATKTKTDYATKTTTDLTTKTRTKFSIITNHDRTRTKIKTKTRTRTKKIWNPRHTTTISASARALAFGHEYEFEDEVEKKGFGMLNIPDDPAPLLASKRVVRNYHANGSNFTTTTIGGFNSSNHAKGKPKITGISNGTNATSGAIIGVSGAPQATTAMIVYTTLVVSVATSMMLAFSYHTNLNLTNNGSEDSMDRSSSDGENNDWSDADAVELTNDETRSLADQVPNSGLLPDEMARKLSGDNSINLLVD, via the coding sequence ATGGAAAGCTCCTTCGATGATCAATACAGTTTTTGTCGTTCATGTTTGGCTGTGGATGAACAGAATTTAGATGATGCCAACAATTGTCTGTGTGTTCAATGCGCACTGTCGGCCCTTGAATCGAGTTGTTATAAACAATACTGCGCCAGGTCAAAAGACTCCCAAAAAGAATTGCTTCTAATCAATAGGCTGATTCAAAAGTTCAATAGTGATATCAAGTCTGACTACGAGTTCGATTCTGACGTAAAGCTTTCAGAAGTAAATTATTTTGTGGATCCAAGTTCTAAGGTTTATCGGAATCTACTACcacaagaaaagaaagtcCTGGTTGATGCTGTTGTGAATGAATTGAGGCAAAATGGTAATACTGGTAATAATGCTAaagcagaagaattagagGCCTTCGGTCTCtggaggaagaagagaacTTCAACTTTACCTCCACCAACTCCACCGCCAAAAAAGGTACCGCGAACTGATAGATTCCCCATCCCTAAGCCCGTGCCTGTTCCTGGTGATGATCGTGATTATTATGATGAGGATCGTGATGGTTATGGCTATGATGATGATCGCGGTGGTtatgatgataatgatgatgatgatgaaccaaGAAGGCCCAAACCTAGACCCAAACCTAAATACAAACCTAAACCGCCATTAATGTACACAAAGACTAAAGTTTACACCACTTATAAACcgaaaaagaaaactttgACTAAATGGAATCCAAGGATTATTTCTAAAACTATCGTTATCGATCGATGCAGTGATAAAAGAACTACGACAACTGTTTTAGCTACGGAAACAGATACGGATTATGAAACCATTTATAAACCTATTTACAAAGTTATCACTACGACTGATTATGACACCGTTTGGTGGGGGACTACAAAGACTAAAGTTAAGCATGATGTCAAGACTAAGACAGAAACCGATTATGAAGTCTTTACCAAGACGAAATATAAAAATGATCTTGTAACGAAGACAGAAACTGAGGTTGAAGAAACTACCAGATACATTAAAGTTGGTAAAGTAACAGTTACTGATATTGAAACCGAATGGGATGTTAAATGGAAGACAAAGACAAAGACAAAGACTTTATGTGACTATCCTCCTGCTACAAAGACGAAAACTGATTATGAGACGGAGACGACAACTGATTATGCTACAAAGACGAAAACTGATTATGCTACAAAGACGACAACTGATTTGACTACAAAGACTCGcaccaaattttcaataattACCAATCATGATCGAACCCGTACTAAAATAAAGACTAAAACAAGGACCAGGACtaaaaagatttggaatccaCGTCATACGACAACGATAAGTGCGAGCGCTAGGGCTCTTGCCTTTGGACATGAAtatgaatttgaagatgaagtcGAAAAGAAGGGATTTGGTATGCTTAATATTCCAGATGATCCTGCTCCTCTCTTAGCATCAAAAAGGGTAGTCAGAAATTATCACGCCAACGGTTCAAACTTCACGACTACTACAATTGgtggtttcaattcttcaaatcatGCTAAGGGGAAACCCAAAATTACAGGTATTTCTAATGGTACAAATGCTACTTCAGGTGCCATTATCGGTGTTTCGGGGGCACCTCaagcaacaacagcaatGATTGTGTATACGACTTTGGTAGTTTCTGTGGCGACCTCAATGATGTTAGCATTTTCGTATCATACAAATTTAAACTTAACTAACAATGGTTCAGAGGATAGTATGGATCGTTCTTCATCCGATGGTGAAAATAACGATTGGTCAGATGCAGATGCTGTGGAATTGACTAATGATGAAACACGATCGCTGGCCGATCAAGTACCTAACAGTGGATTGCTACCAGATGAAATGGCTCGAAAATTAAGTGGAGATAATTCAATTAACCTTTTAGTTGATTGA
- the MRPL13 gene encoding mitochondrial 54S ribosomal protein mL50 MRPL13 (similar to uniprot|Q02204 Saccharomyces cerevisiae YKR006C MRPL13 Mitochondrial ribosomal protein of the large subunit not essential for mitochondrial translation), giving the protein MSRVQFQCVRRLHFTSRRNNFFSWFKSKKQQEVQVQDTKDVIKDIESGKAQTDSGNSNDKLRLIPSNFIGEDSEKLEKRMREQQVKDVAFNRWLSSEKVNTEEQLDTILNESWTLATGSGTPSLDQPFPDLVSKFKFTKNLQSKTGYMVPDFQITVSTTPKQFKDYYVKEILSGKLLRFKESEPNAIDLSEKDYGSPNVHIVNDVSTKKQNKKFGKIIQEVHALEQENLRKAVEEAKRG; this is encoded by the coding sequence ATGTCAAGAGTTCAATTTCAGTGTGTTAGAAGGTTACATTTCACCTCTAGGAGGAACAACTTCTTTTCGTGGtttaaatcaaagaaacaacaagaagTTCAAGTTCAAGATACAAAGGATGTCATCAAGGATATAGAATCTGGTAAGGCTCAAACTGATAGTGGTAACTCGAATGATAAATTACGCCTGATACCATCAAATTTTATCGGTGAAGATAGTGAAAagttggaaaaaagaatgCGTGAACAACAGGTGAAGGATGTAGCATTTAACAGATGGTTATCCAGCGAGAAAGTGAATACTGAAGAGCAATTGGATACAATTCTAAACGAATCTTGGACACTGGCAACTGGTAGTGGTACACCGTCCTTAGACCAACCTTTCCCCGATTTAGTCtcaaaattcaaatttacaaagaatttACAGTCGAAGACAGGTTATATGGTACCAGATTTCCAAATTACAGTATCAACCACACCTAAACAGTTTAAAGATTATTACGTTAAAGAAATTCTGTCAGGTAAACTGCTTAGGTTTAAGGAATCTGAACCTAACGCTATTGATCTTTCTGAAAAGGACTATGGTTCTCCAAATGTTCACATTGTGAATGATGTTAGTACAAAGAAACAGAATAAAAAGTTTGGTAAGATAATTCAGGAAGTCCATGCATTGGAACAAGagaatttgagaaaagCTGTAGAAGAAGCAAAGAGAGGTTAA
- the MEH1 gene encoding Meh1p (weakly similar to uniprot|Q02205 Saccharomyces cerevisiae YKR007W MEH1) — MGIIFSCCRNGDVDENEALLAGQQNGYGADNEQDYNEMQRQLKEQEERALAREAQLREIVTNTNDKLIDISMISNSGIVVPGSDIKSMNSENMQRSTELGNDNEANKRNWIKLDSKKHMSRVMKEQLKTMHGVVFGQLEQDLKLEPPGNLTVTL, encoded by the coding sequence ATGGGTATTATCTTTAGTTGTTGTAGAAATGGTGATGTTGATGAGAACGAAGCACTCCTAGCAGGCCAGCAGAATGGGTATGGTGCAGACAATGAACAGGATTACAATGAAATGCAACGTCAGCTTAAAGAGCAAGAGGAAAGGGCGCTCGCAAGGGAAGCCCAATTGAGGGAGATCGTAACCAATACAAATGACAAGCTGATAGATATATCGATGATAAGCAATAGCGGAATCGTGGTCCCTGGAAGTGATATTAAATCGATGAACAGCGAAAACATGCAGAGATCAACGGAATTGggtaatgataatgagGCAAACAAGAGGAACTGGATTAAATTGGATTCGAAGAAGCATATGTCACGTGTCATGAAGGAACAACTTAAGACTATGCATGGGGTTGtatttggtcaattggAACAGGACTTGAAGTTAGAACCACCTGGCAACTTAACTGTAACTCTATAG